In a genomic window of Meriones unguiculatus strain TT.TT164.6M chromosome 8, Bangor_MerUng_6.1, whole genome shotgun sequence:
- the Lcn12 gene encoding epididymal-specific lipocalin-12, translating to MAAGMGPCWALWLMFTLPQIPEGQTPTMPRGFPQMTSFQSNQFQGEWFVLGLAGNSYKREDRALLNPFITLFELKNNNQFKVTNSMTRGKHCNTWSYTLIPTTKPGKFIIGNRGSGPEADREEMHVIETDYSKFALVLSLRQTSSQTITRVSLLGRNWRLPHKTIDRFICLTRTKNLTKNNFVFPDVTDWLPDPKLC from the exons ATGGCTGCTGGGATGGGTCCTTGTTGGGCTCTGTGGCTGATGTTCACCCTACCCCAAATCCCGGAGGGTCAGACTCCAACCATGCCTCGAGGCTTTCCTCAGATGACGAGCTTCCAAAGCAACCAG TTTCAGGGGGAGTGGTTTGTTCTCGGTTTGGCGGGCAACTCCTACAAGAGAGAGGACCGGGCCTTGCTGAATCCCTTCATCACACTGTTCGAGCTAAAAAACAACAATCAGTTTAAGGTGACCAACTCCATGACTCG GGGCAAGCACTGCAACACTTGGTCCTATACCCTGATCCCAACAACCAAGCCTGGGAAGTTCATCATAGGCAATAGAG GGTCAGGGCCTGAGGCAGACAGAGAAGAAATGCATGTCATAGAGACAGACTATAGCAAGTTCGCCCTGGTGCTGTCCCTCAGACAGACAAGCAGCCAGACCATCACCAGGGTCAGCCTTCTGG GTAGAAACTGGAGGCTTCCTCATAAGACAATAGACAGGTTCATCTGTCTGACAAGAACAAAAAACCTCACAAAGAATAACTTCGTCTTCCCTGATGTAACTG ACTGGTTACCTGATCCAAAACTCTGCTGA